The following are from one region of the Chromobacterium phragmitis genome:
- a CDS encoding YcbK family protein, which translates to MSLSRRAFLLQAGQAFAMLSGLSALPERSDAETQAARSATDNPFAAIWDRPREIVIHRQVTGERRRLLLWHPQEGWCRDGYSEACLLLRDVVANEVRQIDPGLLNMLYAIQSWYLANQVFEPLIITSGYRNAIRNQGIEGAAKNSMHTHGKAVDMKVRGLTTTQLWQMAAALRSGGVGYYPGKGFVHIDTGRIRYWQG; encoded by the coding sequence ATGAGCCTCTCAAGACGCGCCTTTCTTCTCCAGGCCGGACAAGCATTCGCCATGCTATCCGGCCTTTCCGCCCTGCCCGAGCGCAGCGACGCGGAAACACAAGCAGCGAGAAGCGCCACGGACAATCCCTTCGCCGCGATCTGGGATCGTCCGCGTGAGATCGTCATCCATCGGCAAGTCACCGGCGAAAGGCGCCGGCTGCTGCTATGGCACCCCCAAGAGGGATGGTGTCGAGACGGCTATTCGGAAGCCTGCCTGCTGCTGAGAGACGTCGTCGCCAACGAAGTCAGACAAATTGACCCAGGCCTGTTGAACATGCTGTACGCAATACAAAGCTGGTACCTGGCCAATCAGGTATTCGAACCCCTGATCATCACCTCTGGCTACCGCAACGCCATTCGCAATCAAGGCATAGAAGGCGCAGCCAAAAACTCCATGCACACCCACGGCAAAGCGGTGGACATGAAAGTCAGAGGGCTTACCACCACTCAGCTTTGGCAAATGGCGGCCGCCTTGCGATCCGGTGGGGTCGGCTACTACCCAGGCAAGGGGTTCGTTCACATCGATACAGGAAGAATACGATACTGG